TGGAAGAGAAATTGCTAATTGAGGTTCCTGAATCAAAGCGGAAAGAGTTTGAGAAGTTACTCGACGAGTTGATCAAAGGGATTAAACACACGGTAAAGCAAGGTGAAATTCAAGCCGCCAAATTCGCAGAGCATCAAACGGAGTTTCAGCGGATAATGAGAGAAATCGAGGCGCGAAGAAAGAATGTGGAAAAAGCTGCTTGAAATTGCCAAATAAATTTTTGCGCTGAACCTTACCGTTAATCGCCATACCGAACAGATAGACGCTCTTAAAAAAGAAATCCACCAATTGTCTGAAGCTTTGCGCGACACCACCAATGAAGTTTATCGAGTGATTGAAACTATACGCGAGACGAAAGATGAAACCCGGCAATTGTCTCAAACTTTGCGAGAGACAAAAGATGAGGTTCGGAGAAACGCCGAGCGCGAAGAATTTGAACGTGAACGGCTGCTCCACAACTCGAAAACATTTTGCTAAAGGCTCAAATCAAACCGCCAAAACAACGGAAACTCTCCTCGAAACGCCCTAAAGCAAACCCCAATCGGGATACACAAGAATAAACCGGGAATTACCGGACTGTGGCAGGTGAGCGGGCGCAATCGCCTGCACTTTGAAGAGATGGTCAGGAAGGCAGGAATTCAGGCAGAAATACTGGGGCGAAACTTTAGGGGAATATTGACGAGCGAGCTTTTGCTTTATTTTGACGTCGTGGGATTGGTGTCCTCTAAAATGATTTGCGAACCGTGCTCAATAATTAAATTTGCCTTTTCTTCTCCAACCCGGACGATTAAATCTCGAAAAATTTTAAGCTCTTTAATAAGCTCTTTGGATTGCTGATTGACCTTTACGTTTTCAATGTCTAAGCGAACCATTCCATTTACTGACATCAGATGATTTCCTTCCATTATCAATTAACGAGTTTATCTATAATGAGACTGCCCCATGTTTGTGTCAAGGCTTTCAAATCGCTTCTTTCTTGTTGTTTCTGTGCTTCCGTCAGGTCAAAAACCGGCAGCAGGCGAGAATATTCTTGGGTAGAAGAAACGTTTAGTACGCCCATCGCTATGCCTGATTGGTCAATCCAGGGAATGGAGAGAAGAATATTACAAGGAACCCAAGAGGAAGGCTTTCCGCTGAATGCCGCCATTTCATCAGGACTGATATAGAGTTCGGTTTTATCTGCAAGCGGATTGTAAAAGACCGCTTCGCCGGTTTCAAAAGCCGACCCTTGGCAACCTTCACCGGGCATGAAATATTCGTCAAATAAATTTTCAATGTGACCGAAGTTTGAAAGCACACACCTCAAGACGGAATGCTGATCATCGAAAATCGCCAGACTGATTTGCAAGGTTTCTCGTAAATTCCTCGCCGGATATTTTTTGTGAAAATACTCAAGCAACCCTTCCAGAATATGAACCAAATCGGCATAGTCACCGGCAGATGATTCCTGACGCTTTTGGGCAATCATTAACAATTGCTTTCTCACAAACCGCAATTTCTCCATCACCTCTTGACTAGCGGATTTATCAGGCGCAGTTGCTTTGTAGCTCCACTGAATTCGATAGCGAAAATAACTCACCGGAGAAGGCACATCCAATATCAGACTTCTTCCCTGACACTTGAGTTTATTTTGGATTCTGAAGCTCTCTTTGTCGTGTTGAATGAATTTGCGGTCATTGGACTTGACGGATGTGGTTTTTGGCGCATACTGGGCAATCGCATTGAAATCTTTTATCGTGCCCATGTCGAATCCGTCAGGAAAATTAACCTGGAGTCTGAGGTAATCGGCAGGTCGTTCACATTCGATAGTGGCGATTTCCCACTTTAATTTTTCTCCCATGAAATTAATCGGATATCTTCGTTGAAATTCTTTCAAGCTGAGCGCATGACCATTCATCAAGCGGTAAGTATATTCCAGGTCGAAGGTGGGGTGTTCTTTCAGGCGTTTCTGAAAAGTGATTTGTCCTTTGGTATTCCAGGGAGTGCTGCCGGGTTGAATATTCATAAACGCATGGTCAGGAGAGGTATCCGTTTCCTGGAGCGCCAACCCTCTGATATAGACCGGCCTGTCGGTTTCTAAATCCTCAATCGGATAAACATCCTTTCCGTCTCTGGTGAGAACTTTACAATCCTGTAGTTGAATCAACACCTGACTATAGCCCTGGCGCGTGAGGGAAATCACCTTGGCAATGTGACCGATGGATAGCCCGAGTTTTCGCTGTTCAAAATTTTTTCGGCGCTCTCTTATATCGTTTAAATCATAAAGGTCATAATGCGGACTTTTCGGGTTCGGCTTGCCATCCTCTGCGTAAAAACTTTGTTCCACTTCAACCGTATCATCATCATAAATCTTTATAATGTTGAAACCATTGCCGAGCGGGTCAGAAGGGTGCTTATGGGTTGTGGAACCCGCAGCCAGTACGGCGATGCTGTGCCTGGTTCCGTCCTCAAAATCATAGGTTATTCGAGAAAAACCGGAACGGTGTTTATGCCCATGAAGAATCAAATCCACTCCCTCTTTCACAGCGTGGTCAAGGAAAAGACCGGCGTTATGAAAAACCATGAAACTGTTAAACAGACCGCTCTCTTTGTCCTGGATTATTGGCAACGGATGATGATGCACCACGACGATTTTAAAAAAATCGCTTTCCCCAAGTTCGGCGTTTATTTTCGTCGAAAGCTTTCTGATTTGATCGAAACTGACTCTGCCCGTAGCCATACCGAACCATTCAAACAAGGGGGTTGAATTCAATCCGAATATTGCCAGTTGGCGACCTCTGT
This genomic window from Acidobacteriota bacterium contains:
- a CDS encoding metallophosphoesterase, giving the protein MSKVRATILHISDLHFGRKFFIKQTNEEIIKALNTLIETHKLTPDFLIASGDVAEHPSPFAMFEAHKFICTLAKQSGIAPANVLVIPGNHDYKRMGLVGFWRLTRIPFEIYFRKQWNGEASWDERLEHFRINRLERLGRYLKLAGNALLPKGKALRDADAVQTLIDRGRQLAIFGLNSTPLFEWFGMATGRVSFDQIRKLSTKINAELGESDFFKIVVVHHHPLPIIQDKESGLFNSFMVFHNAGLFLDHAVKEGVDLILHGHKHRSGFSRITYDFEDGTRHSIAVLAAGSTTHKHPSDPLGNGFNIIKIYDDDTVEVEQSFYAEDGKPNPKSPHYDLYDLNDIRERRKNFEQRKLGLSIGHIAKVISLTRQGYSQVLIQLQDCKVLTRDGKDVYPIEDLETDRPVYIRGLALQETDTSPDHAFMNIQPGSTPWNTKGQITFQKRLKEHPTFDLEYTYRLMNGHALSLKEFQRRYPINFMGEKLKWEIATIECERPADYLRLQVNFPDGFDMGTIKDFNAIAQYAPKTTSVKSNDRKFIQHDKESFRIQNKLKCQGRSLILDVPSPVSYFRYRIQWSYKATAPDKSASQEVMEKLRFVRKQLLMIAQKRQESSAGDYADLVHILEGLLEYFHKKYPARNLRETLQISLAIFDDQHSVLRCVLSNFGHIENLFDEYFMPGEGCQGSAFETGEAVFYNPLADKTELYISPDEMAAFSGKPSSWVPCNILLSIPWIDQSGIAMGVLNVSSTQEYSRLLPVFDLTEAQKQQERSDLKALTQTWGSLIIDKLVN